The DNA window CTTAGTTAGTTTACGACTTTGCGTAGTAAACGAGCTTTCCTTGTACTGATCAAAAAGAgatttttgacttgactttccctattttttaaaaacaaagtaacAAACTATAGTGAGCATAAGTGATGCagataatgaatgaatatgtAAAAcactcaatttaaaataaaaatgactacATTGTCAActtaccgtgtttttccatgcataatgcgcccccgtgcataatacgcaccctaaaaatggcatgtcgatgctggaaaaaagcctgtacccatgtatagtacgcacccaaattttgactcttacttaagtctgtaaacgtaaaattatttcagaaaaaagatcatctttgggaacaaccggatgttattctgccggtcagtatcactgcgcgtgcggtagcaaactcgatagcgaagaaatgtttcggatttgtgtagggtacattgtgacagcaaacgagcaggtgatcgagcaagtgtctgatacgagagcattgtgttcgtatggagcgtgtttgaagtgaacagcagagaagaaaggaacaaggcaaagtgttgtgaaataaaatattacctgtaatacgcattttgttatttgctgattgaaactgctaattaaactgtgaattgaaactaataggtagagaactgaactctcgctctttatatagctaacgtgtcttgcgcatccggtctgcgcatactgtcatggcggcctccgtatgatatccggtctgcgatggagattaaaaaacaaacaatatttgacaataacacaccatcaaggattgcaccatcgcatcaaacgatgtgtcgtcaattatgaattttactgactaagtgtgttgggcaggatggctgaatgcgatgcgcgattgacaacaaacaagaagaaaggtgtgatttcaagttttatttcgagggagattttcttcaaaaattgttgtacccatgcataatgcacaccccagattttaggacaataaattagttaaattttgcgcattatgcatggtaAAACACGGTAATCAATACATAATAATATGGTATTGGTGCTGGGAAATTAATCAAAATCTAATTGTGATTTCAGTTTTGCTTTGGACATCATACAATAATTCTAATCATAAAAACATTCtaatcaaagaaaaacaatacatGTGCCACAGTGTGGATTTTAAAGTTCCTGCACTGTGAAAGCACCCTGAATGCACCATGTTGCTCGAGCAGCAAGCGTGCGATGTGTGTTATTCCGCATGTTTCACCATACACAACGTAATATTGCATCCAAAGGATGAAATCAACATTCACGGCCAATCAACATTCACTGGGCCGTGAGGTCACGTGTTGTCGAGTAGCATTGATCTGAGAGCTGTGGAGATAAAGCTGCAGGGGTGAAACTAAATCCCTCAAAAGTGCACAGTGTTGGATAACAAATCCTTTGGGGTTGCTAATGTGAttgcgtgtgcatgtgatataagaatacattttaatcatttatgATGCtctacttatttatttttttgataataacaataatacatATTTTGTTTCTAATTGCTTTTGAGTAGTGTTTCAAGGTCAAAAAGAAGGACTTATTTTTAGACGTGAATTGTTTGGGTTTGACCAGCGTTCTGTTGCTAATACGTTAACGCACGCTGTACGGAAACTGAATGTGAAATAACAAGTATCAAAaatcttttgaaaaattacaaaaaaaatcgcaACTTAAATCCACAAAATTTGAGAACGGTCCGTTGATGTTTTGTGCTCAATGTTAATATTCTTTTAGTATAAACTGTAGTTCATGTATCCGCTAATTTTATACTCCAACCTATGAATAGTTTgaacattcacaaaaaaaaaaaaaacaatgaaattgGCTGAGATGGACtaataaacattttgagtTGTTCAATATGTGTATAATCAAATTTAAAGCTAGGTGGGACAGAGAACAAAAAAGCAAGTGGCACAGATTCGGTGGAATTGGCCagacaatataaaaatataaaatagcgTAACacaatatatgtatgtatgaataTATTGTATGTACATTTCTATATTGATTAAAGCAATTCAGATGTGCTCTATCAGAACTCTGTATCAGCACCATACTTAGAATCAAAGACTTGGACTTGGTGCCACAAAACTGTGTGATTGAACATCCTTAAAATATCGTTTTTCTAGAAAACAAAACCCTGAATAATCTATTATTCTGAAATgcttatatttttatttttaaaaaatatacattatttGTTGTGCAGCATGGTGGTACACTGcttagcatgtccgcctcacagttcagagggtgcgggtttgattcctcccccagccctccctgtgtggagtttgcatgttttccccgTGCCTGAGTGGGTTTTTTCCAGGTcttccagtttcctcccacatcccaaaaacatgcctgataggccgattgagcactccaaattgcccctaagtgtgagtgcagatggttgttcgtctctctgtgccctgcgattggctggcaaccagttcagggtgtcccctgcctactgcccgatgacagctgggataggctccagcatgcccgcgacccctgtggggactagcggtacagataatggatggatggacattttAACTTACATAGTGCTGTTTTACTGTGCACTAGTGATGATTTTAAACTATTCATAACATGTTTTgacattattataatttttaatGGAAATTGCTTGACAATATTTTACATCCTCATTATGAAACAGATATTCTGGATctatattttctttccttaaTCACATTTTGAGCTGTGCATCTTTTACAAAACGTATgtatgaaacaaacaaatgaattgaATGACTTGATTTGAGCTCTTCTTGGATGTTGTGACTGACTTGTGCAAAAGTccctaatgttgtggccatTTTACtgcatcgcaaagagccattACATTCTTTTATGGATTTCCGCTCAAGTGTAGCCCCGTGGTGATGATGTCTGCATCCCACTCACACTCGTGTGTTTCATGCATCATCACAATCACTTCCCAGCATCAGCCTGCGTGTACAAAGGCGCCAATCAGGATCAGGGCGTGGGCCTCCACAGCACCGCAAGGCCACAGCAGGCAACAACACCACACTAGAAAGCATATCCACCACCTCTAACATACAAAATGCGCCATTTTACCGCATGTTGCATTGGATTGACGCGCAAGCCTGCAGGCAGAAAacttcccctccctccccccgcGCCACGCAGCATCCAGCGCAATTTCTTACCTGCAGCCCGGGGGAGAGAGGGAGTGGAACGTGTTGAGGGAGAACATCTCAGCCCGGTCCGCCATCTTCTCTGACTCGAGAGCCCACTATATCGTGGAGACGATAACGGAAGGGAAACGGCAGTCCATCCACGGCAAGGGCGTTCGTAGGGGCTTTATTTCTCCTttttgccccccaccccaccccactcTCTCCGTCTTGTTCAGTCGTGGATGTTGCGCGTGCAGCAGGAGACGAGCATCCACGCAGAgggcagggagggaggaaggggagCTCCGTCTCGGTTTAAATAATCTGCATGGGAACAAAGGACAGTATTCCGAATTATGATCCAATATGTCAGACAAGGTGTCTCCGCTGTGTGGCGAGGATGACGATGACGAGGGTGGAGAGGTTGAAGATGCTGCGGGTGACACACGACGGAAGCTCGCAAGCAGCAGTGCGGAGACGGGCGGGGGGCAGGATGGGGGACGGATAGCGTCATTTAAACCGAGTGGGATGCACGCAGGGAGTGGAGGGATAGTCCACAAGCAGTGACGTCACCGAAGGAAAAAAGCCtcgattttaaaaaaatcatagctGAATGTTATTTCCAACATGCagtccaaagaaaaaaaatatttattattattatttgtcattattatttaaaaaataataagtaTTGTTTCACGTGAAATGCAGCAATCTCTATCATTGGTTCCATCAACATCCCTAGTAGTAGCAGTAAGAAGTCAGAAATGACCACCAAATAGCAATGTTGACATTATGAATTAcagttaaaattattttacattcaTGTTTAAATTGCAGGGCGGCAGTGCACTGGTGAGCACGTCCagctcacagttcagaggtgcaggGATAGATTCCGACttcggccttcctgtgtggagtttgcatgtcctCCCCTTCACCCCCCTGCATTTCTTCCCAGTACTCTGTTTAAATTACtttaaaagtttaaattaaattgaatgtTTAAATTAATTGTGGTTCAAATTACTTCACAGATTactcaaaaatgtcatttaatctTTATTAAAACACTTGCACTGAGTTGTCGTTGCAGCAACTCGCGTCCTCTCGCGTTTAATACATAAAACAAGTCAAGtctaatttatttattggtaCTTGCCACAATGTAAGCAGGTTCGATTAAGAGACTGTGTTGGGTGGTCTTGTGCAGAACATGACACCagcatttcacaaaattgcaattttattGCCATTCAACTCCCTGACAtgggaataaaaaatattcatatcaTTACACAGCGGCAAGGCAAAATATGTGACAATTTGTGTACGGAAATATTTGCCACTTCCCGTCACCTATGTTAAATTTCGagcttttttatatattactTTAATGGAGGCATTCGGAAGGATGTTGTGCGGGGAATAACATCCAGTCAGCCATGATCCAATCAGAATGTTTATTTCCATCGCCACGTTGGAATGTTGACTTCAAACGACTTTCTCTGCAATTTCGAAGGGACCCAGTGTGACATCACCTCTCCATTCATAAACTGAAAATAGAATCGGTGTATCACATATCAATATCAAACACTTCCAAGTCAAACTGAAATACATACCTTGATCTGATTTCACTGAACGGCTCTTTCTTCCACCCTGTGTACTGCTACTAGTTGAGCTGGTTACGGTCCAAGTAGTGCTTGCGCCACTTTGTCCGGGACCAGTGGGGTTCCAAGTAACAGTTTGTTTGTCTGGTTCGTCTTTGCCTCTTCCAGTCTTTTGCCAGGTGCCCGTTCCAGGGGTTCCTCCACCAATCCTAGTGACAGTAGCCCAGGAAGTGCCTGTGTTGGTACTTCCAGTGAAGCCAGTGGTCCAGGTTTGTTCCCTTGGTTGATTTCCTCCACCGCCACCGTCATTGCCACCGCCACTTCCACTACTTCCGCCGCCACCTGTTTGAGAGCCGCCTCCACGACCGGTGGTCCAGCCGCCTCCTGTTTGAGAGCCGCCTCCACCACCGGTGGTCCAGCCAATGCCTCCTGTTTGAGACTCGCCTCCTGTTTGAGAGCCGCCTCCACGACCAGTGGTCCAGCCGCCTCCTGTTTGAGAGCTGCCTCCACCACCGGTGGTGGTCCAGCCGCCTCCTGTTCGAGAGCCGCCTCCACCACCGGTGGTCCAGCCAATGCCTCCAGTTTGAGAGTCGCCTCCTGTTCGAGAGCCGCCTCCACCACCGGTGGTCCAGCCGCCTCCTGTTCGAGAGCCACCTCCTGTTTCAGAGCCGCCTCCACCACCGGTGGTCCAGCCAATGCCTCCTGTTTGAGAACCGCCTCCACCACCGGTGGTCCAGCCAATGCCTCCAGTTTGAGAGTCGCCTCCTGTTCGAGAGCCGCCTCCACCACCGGTGGTCCAGCCGCCTCCTGTTCGAGAGCCACCTCCTGTTTCAGAGCCGCCTCCACCACCGGTGGTCCAGCCAATGCCTCCTGTTTGAGAACCGCCTCCACCACCGGTGGTCCAGCCAATGCCTCCAGTTTGAGAGTCGCCTCCTGTTCGAGAGCCGCCTCCACCACCGGTGGTCCAGCCGCCTCCTGTTCGAGAGCCACCTCCTGTTTCAGAGCCGCCTCCACCACTGGTGGTCCAGCCAATGCCTCCTGTTTGAGAACCGCCTCCACCACCGGTGGTCCAGTCAATGCCTCCAGTTTGAGAGTCGCCTCCTGTTCGAGAGCCGCCTCCACCACCGGTGGTCCAGCCAATGCCTCCAGTTTGAGAGTCGCCTCCTGTTCGAGAGCCGCCTCCACCACTGGTGGTCCAGCCGGCTCCTGTTTGAGAGCCGCTTCCACCACCGGTGGTCCAGCCAATGCCTCCTGTTTGAGGGTCGCCTCCTGTTTGAGAGCCGCCTCCACCACCGGTGGTCCAGCCGCCTCCTGTTCGAGAGCCACCTCCTGTTTGAGAGCCGCCTCCACCACCGGTGGTCCAGCCAATGCCTCCTGTTTGAGGGTCGCCTCCTGTTTGAGAGCCGCCTCCACCACCGGTGGTCCAGCCGCCTCCTGTTCGAGAGCCACCTCCTGTTTGAGAGCCGCCTCCACCACCGGTGGTCCAGCCAATGCCTCCTGTTTGAGAGCCACCTCCTGTTTGAGAGCCGCCTCCACCACCGGTGGTCCAGCCGCCTCCTGTTTGAGAGCTGCCTCCACCACCGGTGGTCCAGCCAATGCCTCCAGTTTGAGAGTCGCCTCCTGTTCGAGAGCCACCTCCTGTTTCAGAGCCGCCTCCACCACCGGTGGTCCAGCCAATGCCTCCTGTTTGAGAGCCGCCTCCTGTTCGAGAGCCGCCTCCACCACCGGTGGTCCAGCCGCCTCCTGTTCGAGAGCCACCACCTGTTTGAGAGCCGCCTCCACCACCGATGGTCCAGCCAATGCCTCCTGTTTGAGAGTCGCCTCCTCCGCCGAGGTTATTTTGACTGCCCTTATGAAGGTCACCAGGGTTCCAAGGGTTGCCTGGTTGTTGATTTCCACCAAGGGCATTACAGGAGGAGCATGCTGAATCCACGCCACTGGCCTCCCTCCAGCTGCACCAGGAAATAAAAGCAGTCAATGAGTGAGAATAGTatggaaaatatttctttcagTAGTTCCATTCTTCAAGTGAAATTCACACATTTCGCCCTGTTCATTCACAATGAATGATATTATTTCTTTGAAACATAATAATTGTAGTTTACAGCTTCCTAAAATGCGCAATTCACCAtctcatgaaatgaaaatagtcACATTAAACACCCACTATTTGCTGAGTTAAGTTTACTGCCACCATTCTGTACTtctattgctttttttaagttgCGTAACTTGTATCTCAAGACACGACTGTACTGTATCTTTGACACCGCTTACTACTTTCCTGTTAATCAGGACTTTGGTGTCATCTTGTGGCCTTCTAGagtgatacaaaaaaatgggaaTATGGTGAATTGATGAGGTCTTCAGCTTTGAGCTGAGGATTTCCAGGtttccacaaaaaaatatgaatacagTACAGTGAACCCCCACTTTTCAAGGAAACCAGGGAATATTTTATGGattaaattattcatttacctatttgaaattattgttatttattattattgtttatggaatttattaatgtattgtttattaatttattttttattaattattatttacgGAATTGTTGAAACATTTATGAGAAATTTCTACACTAGAAAATTTTAACTATAATTTAACATGACTATAATTTCGATATAATTTAATCTAAATTACGAAAAGGCACCTGTTTGACGGTGTCTTCCTCTCTCATCACTCACCCGTTCTGTATGTGGGAGCAGGCCCTGTGTTCAGGATCAATGTCGTGGCCGTTCGACGTGGCTCTCAAGTGGCAGGTAATGTAAAGCTGTCGGAAGCATCGATGGATGTTTAGTTCCGCCTCTAAAAATCCAGTAGCGCTGTTTTGAAGAGGCGCTAACCATGCCGCTGTCTGCACCCTGGAACCTGAATGCCTCAAACTGGAACTGGAGCATGTTCTCTGTTGTTCGTTGCATGAACCTGGACTCTGCGCCTGTGATCCTCGCGTCAATTAAACACCTGCGTGCAAGCGAAGCTGAGTCAAGAGGAAATTACAGTCCCCTGAGTTCAAGAGGTTAAGGGGTAGGGTTCTTGAATGATGACTGGTATGTTTAATTTGTGTCTTTGGGTTGCAAGTATTATGGTTCCTCACCCCTGTTCAAGGAAGGTATATCTGGGGCTGGAATTCATATCGGGCGAGAGGGTAGCCGTGCAGCTTTCCACAAAAACGCGTAGGGGCACGTGGTGGTACTGCCTGACGGAGGCCTCGATACGGATCATGTCTCCCAGGTAGTACTGGTAACGAGGCCTCTCGTACATCCAGTCGTCTGTGAGGGGTGATCAAATTAGGTCAACGTGTCGAAAGCCGACAGGGTAatggaaaaggaaaacagaTGCGGTACTCACCGGTCCTCAGGGTAAGAGTGAAGTATAAGAACTCCTCTGCAACCCTGACTGCAGAGAATGGTATCCATTGTGGGTCGAGTGGGAGGCTGCTCACGTTGTGGTGCCTGAAGGTTTAAACAGGGGGTCAAAGCTGGGATAGGACTacgacttttgtttgtttaaaaatgaccCATTTTGGAGTTGTTTTGCTGTGTTGCACTTTGTAGTTggttgaaatgtttgtttcttaGATAGAGTTATtgtgcaacaaaatattttcaggaTGATGGTGGCAAAACAGTCGAAGGGTTCTGGGTCCAATTGCTTAGTTGGGTTCTTTCCGGGTAGCCAAACGTCTTTCACGTCCCCCAAAACCATACAgtttatgtttttgaaaacTATGCTTTGTGTAAATATAAGTGTAAAGGCTTGTTTGTCTACGTCTGTCCTGGTTTTACCATACCTCCAACTCACAGTCAGCTGGAGAAACGAAAGCAAAGAGCAACATTTTGGAACATGCCTGAATAAAAGGTGCAATTCTGCACTTCATTATTTACGCTCACATTGAAACACAGTTTTGATTGTTTCCATCTTTCCATCATTCCCCCTGTGAATGATGCCAGGATTTCCccaagaaaataatgtatcACCTTGGGTAGTGACATTCCACAATCACGGCAGCTTCGTTGGTCCTCACAACAGGGGATTCACCCAGCCTTGTGGGGTTATAGTTGAGAGAAAAAGTGTAGATGAGAGCATCATCTGTCGTCTGCAGAAGGGGCACAAAAGTGAGacaatgtaccgtaattttcggactataagtcgctcctgagtataagtcgcccccccacccaaactatgaaaaataaacgcgacttatagtccgaaaattacggtagtattGAAAGGAAGGACGCTTGTTTGGCTTACTCGCGAAATGCTGCCGCAGTCTTGCAGCTCAGGCTGGAATATCAGCACATGGGCTTGAGTGTCCTCAGCCACTGGGCCACAAGGACCCAGCGTCAGGTCAGAGGGCTTGATGAACTGGCCTATTCCAAAAAAGTCCAACTGGACCTCCACGCGCGCTTGCCTCTCTCCGCACTCCACTGATACGGTTGCTGCAGGGACGGGGTGCCTGAGCTCGAAATCGGGCACAGGCGCGACCGGATTCGTGGGCCCTTCAGGGTAGCTCCAGGTGAGCGGCCTCTCAAGTACATGCTTGGCCTGTTGCTGATCATGGGGCACCTGATATCCGACGCAGACGCTGCCGAGCAGGGCCAGTGCCGCAAGGCACGCAGCGGTGTGCTTCATTCTCATGGACCCACAGCAAACAGTGATCCCCACCAGATGCTGTAAGGACAAGAGGCGCGCTTTCCTGTTTTTATAAGCACGCCTTGTATTTGCCTCCCATGACAGCAGATAACGGAGGGTGTCAGCCAATCCAGCTGCGTGGCGCTGCGTTTCGATTGTGATGCTGATCTCTGCTTGGCTTGGAATTGAAATCGTGCCAGTCAGTTGCATAACGCTAGAAAGTGGTCGTAGACAAATCTTGACAAATGATTAAACCAGAACCCAAAGTAGTAATGGGTATGAATAATAATGTACTGAGAAGATGGCGGTCACCAAAAGGTTATGTTGACAGTGGGTTAGGGCCACCTGCCCTCCACAGAACATGCCACACACTGCCTTTTGCCAAAGTACATTTGTGCCAATCGATGTTGAACTCCAGCCCTATAAAGTAAACCCATGAAAGTTAGAAAATGAGAACATCCAAACAGCTTCCCATGTCGTCAGTTTGACATAAAAAGGAAGCACCGTAACAGCGAGAGATCAATTTGGAATTCATTAGCTTTCAGtatcagttttatttttctaaagaaATGTTCAGCAGCACTAGtaatataaaatgaatatttggTGCAACACTTGATCAGTgtgcctagtggtagagtgtccgccctgagactggaaggttgtgggttcaaaccccggccgggtcataccaaagactataaaaatgggacccattgcctccctgcttggcactcagcgttaagggttggaattggggagttagatcgccaaatgattcccgagcgcggcaccgctgctgctcactgctcccctctcccccatcCCCAAtgacacggggatgggttcaatgcagaggacaaatttcaccacacccagatgtgtgtgtgacgatcattgggattttaactttaactttaacaacTGTATTTGTATATTACAATTACAAGGAAAACATTCAGTACAGGAAATACGTAGTGTTACAGTACTCAAATGAGCAGCTTGGATGCTTTGATTTGAAGGAGTCTTTCTTGGAAGAAATCCAGGGTATAAGATTCACCCTTTTAAGACACTATTTAAATTACGTTGATTGGAGAGAGGCCTCAAACAAGCCAATGATAGTGTTTGGGTGGAATTACCCTTTTTAAAGCACACCCACAGCCCTTGTGTGGACAATTGCCCGACAACGGACGGATGGAATGATTGCCAAGTCAGCTGAATTGCATAACTAGTGAATGCTTttgacaacaaataaaaactagCCAAACAGCATTCATACCAAAGTGGGGCATCTAGTGATCGCAGTTATGTCAAAGTGTGATTGAATTCGGAAATATTGTACTCCACAATTCCATCTGTGGCACAATGGGCTTGGAGATAagagtgtttattttgtcaaagCTTGGTGAACGCAGATAGCGTGACCCTTGCAGTCACCGGTCATCCAGACCTGCCGAAGGTTTATATTATGTAATTTCTCAAAAACATGATGGCATTGGATTTATATGTTGAGTGATTGTCCAGGGGGTCGACGCCAAGTGTCATATATTCATGTCTACTAACGATTgtgtcgatttttttcaacctaaATTCAGCATCGTTTGGCTCTCGTTGTGCTATGATGTCAACATGACCCACGCCTTATAAAATCATCCAGTGCGTGCGCGCTGCAACACTAAATGGCCATGAAGTTTGTCGGTCCCCTCGCACTCGACCTGCTGCTGTTCTGTGTAGCCGTGGCTCAAAAGTCCACCATGCAGTGGCCTCAGGTACCCTCCAAACTAGGGGCCTCAGACTTATTTTGTGAGGTGGAGCCACACCAAAAGATACGATGTGGGCCTGTCGGTATCTCGTCTACTGAGCGTAAAGCCATCAACTGCTGCTATGATTCAAACATGCGCTACTACGGCAGACATGGTAGGTCAAATCTCTTCTGTCTGGACTTCCGTTTCCTTGCTAAGTTGCTGTTAATTGCTTTTTCCATGGTTCTATATTTGGCAATTTACCCATTTGCAGATTTTATTGGGGAAAACTTTTGTGGTTTTTGTTATTTGGTTATCTGGTGTCATTGTGGAATGATAGAAGTTGGTGGTCAGTTGAAAGATTATAAACACTATCTTGAGATCTGTAGGACCCGAATTACTAGTTTTTCAGAATTCGAGCTGATTTGAGTATGTGCTTCTCTTCTCCCCATGCACTCACTGGTTACAAGTCCGTCATCAGACTCCATTTGTAAATCACCGACAGGGACAATTAATGATTTTTAAGAGGACTTAATATGGAAATGACTTTTCCATGGCCTGTATCCAAATAGTTGGGTCTCTTGATTAATCTCGATTAATGgtacacaatacacacatCGACACAAGCAGACTTGGAGAGAAGCAACTACTTTAGCTAGAATGACGTATGCTTTGCTATGATATAAACAAAGTGACCAGCTAAACGTTCAGGCACTTTTTACGACTTTATTTCCAGGCCTTTCTACTGGAATACACCAGAAAGTCCACAACAAGATCTCATCAACATCTCGCAATTTCTTGGTCGTATTTTGAGATTATCATGGTTATCCATCCCGACTTGTCGCGTCAGGTGACGTTTGTCGTCTCTGACGATTGGTGATGACGTCAGATATGTGTCACCACTCGTCGgggaaacattttcaaacactCCGCCTTCAAATTTGATGACAAGGGTGACGCGTTTGAACGATGGCGAGGTGACAGAATGAGACACCTGaattttgagttttgtttttagttacGTATGCATTCATGAAGTCAAGCAGGGCTCTGGGATTTCTGCTGTGTAGATGTGGTATTttattcttaatttttttaagacaACATGTTTGAACCCCTCGAGACTCTGCTGAAATATGAGACTCCAGTTTTAATCAGTAAAACTACAGATAAAAAGAGTACGAAGGTAAGTTTGGCAACGCTAGTTCACGCTAACATTCAATAAATTAGAGGTCGGAAATACTTTCATTAGTGCTCTCAATGAGCAAGACATAAATATCATCGTTGAATAATCACATTTTGAATAATCACATTTCAGATGACTGGTGGTTTCTGccatcaaacaaacaacaataagatatataattaatatatttatttattgacagCGCAGCATCCAAGTGgagcacatctgcctcacagccGACAgattctgggtttgaatctgtGATTAGGTTTTCTCTGAGTACTCCGCTTTCTTCCCACGTTCCAAAATCATGCATGATAGCTTCATTGtacaggattaaaaaaaatatattcaactgaatatatttcatgttttaaagGTTGCcaatttcatttgtatttagttGCGCAATTTGTTTATCACTTCAGGGAGTCTTTGTACCTCATTTTGTGACTCACTGAGCACCTGTCACATCGAATGATTTTTAGAAAGTGCTATACATAAAACTGTTCGTGTAAAcatgacaattaaaaaatgtcaagacaGCActcaaagaaacacaaaatttCCAGGTATTGTAATGTGATATTTTTTACAGGGGGGCCGTCCTTTTAAAGTCAGCAACCAAGCGCATGCCGACTCCCCGGTGCCTCCACCCCCTAAAGTTAAATCCTCTGCAGCTGAAGCCCCAAGGCAACAAAATGATGACATACTTAACCTCATCTTTCCACCCAGGTATACCCGCCCCCTTCCCTGCTTTCCATGTCGTGTCACTTGACTAATTCAGCCTTCCTTAATCTTTCATTGTTTTATCATGCCAGGGAATGGCTGGAGGGAAACCAGCTGTGGGTGCAGCAAGTGTCCAGCGCGCCGTGCACCAGAGCGGACGTGGTGAACCTCGAGGAGCTCCTGGACAGGAAACTGCAGCAACGAAGGGCCATAGAGACGGGAATATGCCCTGTTCGAAGAGAGCTCTATACCCAGTGCTTCGGTAAGGAGGCTCTGCAATCCGGAAGATAAGAACCC is part of the Syngnathus acus chromosome 6, fSynAcu1.2, whole genome shotgun sequence genome and encodes:
- the LOC119124314 gene encoding uncharacterized transmembrane protein DDB_G0289901-like isoform X13; protein product: MRMKHTAACLAALALLGSVCVGYQVPHDQQQAKHVLERPLTWSYPEGPTNPVAPVPDFELRHPVPAATVSVECGERQARVEVQLDFFGIGQFIKPSDLTLGPCGPVAEDTQAHVLIFQPELQDCGSISRTTDDALIYTFSLNYNPTRLGESPVVRTNEAAVIVECHYPRHHNVSSLPLDPQWIPFSAVRVAEEFLYFTLTLRTDDWMYERPRYQYYLGDMIRIEASVRQYHHVPLRVFVESCTATLSPDMNSSPRYTFLEQGCLIDARITGAESRFMQRTTENMLQFQFEAFRFQGADSGMLYITCHLRATSNGHDIDPEHRACSHIQNGWREASGVDSACSSCNALGGNQQPGNPWNPGDLHKGSQNNLGGGGDSQTGGIGWTIGGGGGSQTGGGSRTGGGSQTGGIGWTTGGGGGSETGGGSRTGGDSQTGGIGWTTGGGGSSQTGGGWTTGGGGGSQTGGGSQTGGIGWTTGGGGGSQTGGGSRTGGGWTTGGGGGSQTGGGWTTGGGGGSQTGGIGWTTGGGGGSRTGGDSQTGGIDWTTGGGGGSETGGGSRTGGGWTTGGGGGSRTGGDSQTGGIGWTTGGGGGSQTGGIGWTTGGGGGSETGGGSRTGGGWTTGGGGGSRTGGDSQTGGIGWTTGGGGGSQTGGIGWTTGGGGGSETGGGSRTGGGWTTGGGGGSRTGGDSQTGGIGWTTGGGGGSRTGGGSQTGGESQTGGIGWTTGGGGGSQTGGGWTTGRGGGSQTGGGGSSGSGGGNDGGGGGNQPREQTWTTGFTGSTNTGTSWATVTRIGGGTPGTGTWQKTGRGKDEPDKQTVTWNPTGPGQSGASTTWTVTSSTSSSTQGGRKSRSVKSDQVYEWRGDVTLGPFEIAEKVV
- the LOC119124314 gene encoding uncharacterized transmembrane protein DDB_G0289901-like isoform X30, translating into MRMKHTAACLAALALLGSVCVGYQVPHDQQQAKHVLERPLTWSYPEGPTNPVAPVPDFELRHPVPAATVSVECGERQARVEVQLDFFGIGQFIKPSDLTLGPCGPVAEDTQAHVLIFQPELQDCGSISRTTDDALIYTFSLNYNPTRLGESPVVRTNEAAVIVECHYPRHHNVSSLPLDPQWIPFSAVRVAEEFLYFTLTLRTDDWMYERPRYQYYLGDMIRIEASVRQYHHVPLRVFVESCTATLSPDMNSSPRYTFLEQGCLIDARITGAESRFMQRTTENMLQFQFEAFRFQGADSGMLYITCHLRATSNGHDIDPEHRACSHIQNGWREASGVDSACSSCNALGGNQQPGNPWNPGDLHKGSQNNLGGGGDSQTGGIGWTIGGGGGSQTGGGSRTGGGSQTGGIGWTTGGGGGSETGGGSRTGGDSQTGGIGWTTGGGGGSQTGGGSQTGGIGWTTGGGGGSQTGGGWTTGGGGGSQTGGGSRTGGDSQTGGIGWTTGGGGGSRTGGDSQTGGIDWTTGGGGGSETGGGSRTGGGWTTGGGGGSRTGGDSQTGGIGWTTGGGGGSQTGGIGWTTGGGGGSETGGGSRTGGGWTTGGGGGSRTGGDSQTGGIGWTTGGGGGSQTGGIGWTTGGGGGSETGGGSRTGGGWTTGGGGGSRTGGDSQTGGIGWTTGGGGGSRTGGGSQTGGESQTGGIGWTTGGGGGSQTGGGWTTGRGGGSQTGGGGSSGSGGGNDGGGGGNQPREQTWTTGFTGSTNTGTSWATVTRIGGGTPGTGTWQKTGRGKDEPDKQTVTWNPTGPGQSGASTTWTVTSSTSSSTQGGRKSRSVKSDQVYEWRGDVTLGPFEIAEKVV